In one window of Syngnathus scovelli strain Florida chromosome 20, RoL_Ssco_1.2, whole genome shotgun sequence DNA:
- the dnajc5ga gene encoding dnaJ (Hsp40) homolog, subfamily C, member 5 gamma a isoform X1 codes for MANTNPHANPHASRAQRKMSTVGESVYKVLGLEKGASAEDIKKAYRKLALKYHPDKNPDNPEAAEKFKEINNANTILNDETKRKIYDQYGSMGLYVSEQFGEESVKYYFLMSKWWFKALMLCCTLFSCCCCCCCCCFCCGRCKPPDEDDSYQYVDPEDLEAQIKAEQDNGNTVIIGQPSASGGGAQTPDGKGPSTPLPMPSPPAPESEPGLQQEEEKPRESLPESK; via the exons ATGGCTAACACCAACCCCCATGCCAACCCCCATGCGTCACGGGCCCAGAGGAAGATGTCCACGGTGGGGGAGAGCGTCTACAAGGTGTTGGGACTGGAGAAAGGCGCCTCGGCCGAGGACATCAAGAAAGCCTACAG GAAGTTGGCGCTGAAGTACCACCCGGACAAGAACCCAGACAATCCGGAGGCGGCGGAGAAGTTCAAGGAGATCAACAATGCTAACACCATCCTCAACGATGAAACTAAGAGGAAGATCTACGACCAGTACGGCTCCATGGGACTGTACGTGTCCGAGCAGTTTGGGGAGGAGAGCGTCAAGTATTACTTTCTCATGTCCAAGTGGTGGTTCAAG GCTCTGATGCTGTGCTGCACGCTgttcagctgctgctgctgttgctgctgctgctgcttctgctgcggCAGGTGTAAGCCCCCGGACGAGGACGACAGCTACCAATATGTGGACCCCGAGGATCTGGAGGCGCAGATCAAAGCGGAGCAGGACAACG GCAACACAGTAATCATAGGCCAGCCCTCGGCCAGCGGGGGTGGCGCCCAGACCCCGGACGGCAAAGGTCCGTCCACCCCGCTGCCCATGCCGTCCCCGCCTGCACCCGAGTCCGAGCCCGGGTTGCAGCAAGAGGAGGAGAAGCCCCGCGAGAGCTTACCTGAGTCAAAATGA
- the dnajc5ga gene encoding dnaJ (Hsp40) homolog, subfamily C, member 5 gamma a isoform X2, producing MANTNPHANPHASRAQRKMSTVGESVYKVLGLEKGASAEDIKKAYRKLALKYHPDKNPDNPEAAEKFKEINNANTILNDETKRKIYDQYGSMGLYVSEQFGEESVKYYFLMSKWWFKALMLCCTLFSCCCCCCCCCFCCGRCKPPDEDDSYQYVDPEDLEAQIKAEQDNGR from the exons ATGGCTAACACCAACCCCCATGCCAACCCCCATGCGTCACGGGCCCAGAGGAAGATGTCCACGGTGGGGGAGAGCGTCTACAAGGTGTTGGGACTGGAGAAAGGCGCCTCGGCCGAGGACATCAAGAAAGCCTACAG GAAGTTGGCGCTGAAGTACCACCCGGACAAGAACCCAGACAATCCGGAGGCGGCGGAGAAGTTCAAGGAGATCAACAATGCTAACACCATCCTCAACGATGAAACTAAGAGGAAGATCTACGACCAGTACGGCTCCATGGGACTGTACGTGTCCGAGCAGTTTGGGGAGGAGAGCGTCAAGTATTACTTTCTCATGTCCAAGTGGTGGTTCAAG GCTCTGATGCTGTGCTGCACGCTgttcagctgctgctgctgttgctgctgctgctgcttctgctgcggCAGGTGTAAGCCCCCGGACGAGGACGACAGCTACCAATATGTGGACCCCGAGGATCTGGAGGCGCAGATCAAAGCGGAGCAGGACAACG